The nucleotide window tatgcacatatacatatgtatgtatatatatacatcctGTGTATCCCAGTTTTTATTTCTCCCGAATATCCGATCCGAGCAAAATATCCTATAtcaacaaaagaaaaactgatGTAGCTGATCCTGCAACACTGTGCCATGTACAAACAAGTTTTTATCACGTATGTTTGAATTCCCCGTTAGTATAAGTAGAGACCGTTGGTGGGGCTCAACCCTATTGTCCAAATGGCATTCGGATGTGCTCCTCTCTACATCCGATTGGCCGCCTTTCTATCAGCCGTCCAACGCTAGCCGATGTCGAGCTGGTATATCATCAACATCGTCTTAGAACCACTGCTGAAACTTCAGCCTCAGCAGTTCATCATTCGTCAGCATCGGATCGATCGATTGTCATCGTCACCGGAGAACCTGGCGTACTCACAATAATATTCTCGTCGCATCGAGCTGTTCCTGCTCTTCTCGTCCTTATACGGAGCTCTGCCCGAGGTCTTCTACGATTCTACAGATGTCTTCGTTGCTGTAATGCACCGTCTACTAGCTGCACTGGCTGATGTCTTCACCTGCACATGTGGCTGCCTCGTTCGAGGTAGTTGCATCCCGATGCTGCAACTGCGATAGCTGTGTCACAGCTTTCAAACATCGAATAGCTGCCTGCCTTCCGAACTCGGCCAATGAGACATCACCCGGTGCTGGGCATAATGCGGCCGCCATGGTCAACGTATCAAGGACATCGACACTGCCGGATCGTCCAGGACGCAGATTTCTTCGTTCTACGCATCTTCCCCGACAACCCGAAGAATCGAGGATCTTGCAGGTCTGTTCGCCGTCTTGCCATCACACCAAGACGCGATTGAGTCGCGGACGACGCCCTGGAGGTATCTCTACTTGGTTTGACACTCTTTGTCAACGTCACAGGTTGGTGGAACGGTGTTCCTTCTATCAATCCTTTTACTTTTCAGTTAACACAACGTGTATTTACGATTCCCATTTTCAGCATCTCTGCTTTGGCAATATTTTTGACTTGAGAAGGTATCAAATGTATCTGTGCTATTTGTGCGTTTATCGATGagtgtaatattcttttttttcttaacGTATCAGTTGTTAGCGCAGACGTGAAACGAGCTGTTTACTGTTGGCGGTAAGATTCGAGGGGGAAAAGCAGTTAGTAACAACATAGGGAGGTGGACATTGTCACGATTGCGACTGTTTGCGTTGTAATTCAGTAGAATCTCGAACGTCCATTGCTCAGTTGTTGAAAGTAACATCGGATGACATTGGTCTACTATGTATTTTACAGTTCCCGGATCCCCGAAAAATGCAGATCAACCTCACAGGTTTCCTCAATGGTAGAAATGCCCGATCTTTCATGGGTGAATTATGGGACCTTTTGGTCTCCGCTCAAGAAAGTGTGACGGGTATTCCGCTGGCTTTCTTACAGCAGAAAAAAGATCAAATTAAAAAACGTTTGGTGATTATCAATCTTCATTCTTATACGTTTTCCACAGTTTCCCTTTTTTATCGCATGAACTAGTCTGTGAATACCTAAACAGTTGAATAGCTAAATTTTCACATTCAGCGGAATGTTcaattcaatgaatttattttttgagtGGAAGGTTCAGTTTTCGATTTCTCTGTTAATCGTGTCTCTGAACATATCGAATTAGGAGGAGCAAGAGAAGCTTCAAGCTTCACTGgcagagaaggagaaggagaaagagagggagaaagaaaaggatGAAGCGGAAAACAAGATAAAGAAAGAAGACAAAGAACGTGGCTCGTCCAAGGAGCGAAGAAGGGACAGAAGCAGAGACCGTGACAGAGATAGGTAGGTTTGTCGAGTTGATTAAACACCTTAATGGTATGAACCATTTTAAGACTTAATCGTTGTTCGCAGAAGCAAAAGGAGTCGATCGAGAGATCGGCACAGGGACCGCGATAGATCCAGTCGCAAGCGTCGCTCGTCTTCAAGGTCGCCTAGCAAAAACTCCTTGAAGGACAACGGGAAGGACATGCCGGAGGTTAAAGTTGAACGGGAGGATTCACCTCAACCGGAAAATGCTATACCATTAATGCCTGTGAAGACGAAACCGTAAGTGCTCGCGTCTCGTCACGCGACATAATTAAAGATTATTTATGAAGGTGTGTCAACAGGGAAGCTGCCGTCGCGATATCCCGATTACAAGCTAAGTTAATGAGCATCGCCGAtggaaagaagaagaacaatCGTACTCCGTCTCCCGAGTCGCTGGAGAAAGCGAAGAAGTCCAGATCCAGATCTAAGTCCCCAGTAAGCCGTTCCAAAAAGTCCAGATCCAAATCGCCTAGCAGAGACTCGAAGACCAGACGTTCCAGATCGCCAGCGTCCAAGTCGAGGCGATCTCGCTCAAAGTCGAGATCCAGACGATCCAGATCCAGATCAAAATCCAGAAGATCGAAGTCCAGATCGCAGGATCGCTCGAAGTCTAGGCGAACAAAGTCGAAGTCGCCGAGATCACGATCAAGATCGCGTTCGCGATCGAAGAAGTCGAGGTCCAAGAGCAACGACAGAAGTAAATCCAGAAAGTCGAGGTCCGACTCGAGCGACTCCAGATCGTCGAAGTCTCGGTCGAAATCGCCCGACAAGAGGAAGGATAATCTCGACTCCAACAGGAAACGAGACGCTAGTACAAGCAGCACCTCCGAGTCGGAAGAAGACAAAGGCGCGAAGGATAAGAACGATTTCGAGATTCGAAAGAAGAAGAATGGAGTGCAGGCTAAGAGATCGTACAGAAAGACGAATAAAGACGACAGCGGTAGCGAAAGCGACTCGAGTCGTGAGAGGAAATCAGTGCCTAAGCGAAGAAGCCCTACCCCGCGGAAGGACAGAGGTCGATCCAAGGACAGAGATAGGTCTCGGGACAGATCACGGGATAGATCTCGTGACAGATCACGCGATCGATCTCGAGATAGGAACAGGaggtgaataataataataattattattatataacagttTTTACTTGTTTCATTATCAGTACTAACAATAGGGAATATCTGATTTAGGAGATCCATCgacagagaacgagagagacgaCGAGAACGGGAACGGGAAAGGGAGCGGGACAGACTAGACAGATACAGTGGCAGCCGTAGTATGCGGCCTCCGTCTGTGCGTCGAGCACCCAGTAGAAGAAGGTAACCTTAACTATGAGCAATGCTGTAATTTACAAGCGAGAATGAACGAGTATCGTTAATACGATTGAATTGCTCCAGAAGCCCACCACGTCGAAGTCCAGCAAGATATCGACGAAGATCGCCTAGCCCTGGTGATAGACGCAGAAGAAGATCTCTGGATCGTAGACGAAGATCATCGGAGAGGCGAGACAGGCGTCGATCCCCGGATCGTCGTGACAGCAGACGTCGTTCACCAGACGGCCGGGATCGATCCCTCAGGTACGATAGATCTTCCTCGCGCGACAGATCGAGTAGGCGGGACCGTTCCAGAGACAGGGACAGAAGGGATAGAGATCGAAGATCTAGATCTAGGGATCGTAGATCAAGATCGAAAGATCACAGATCATCAGTGGATCGTTCGAGGGATGAGAAACGATCTCCCGATCGTTCACGGGACGCTAAGGACAAGACGAAGGACAAGAAGGTGgacgaaaaaattaaaaaatcaactgATACGGGATCGCGAAAAGAATTGCGAAACGGAAGGTCTAAGTCAAGTAGCTCGGAAAGTAGCGAAAGTAGTTCCTCTAGCAATGAGGATGAAGCGATCAGGTGAGTGAAGAGGTTATCCTCGTACTTTCACGTTTTGTTACAGACCTTACGATTGTCGGAGCGTAAACGCAGCTATGTTCTGTTTCCTGCTTAGCTGTATAACAGAGGTTCttgacattttctgatgaataCATTCTTTGTCTGTGCGCAGAAAATCGCTTGAGCGGAAATCGTCTCAAGAGAAGCGAGAGCACACGGATGACAAAcgtaaagagaaagagaagaccGTCAAAGAAGAGCCGATCAAACGCCCGGAGAAAGAGGTAAAGAAACCTGAAACCGCGTCCGTCAAAAAACCAGATCCCAGTGTTTCTCCGAAGAAACTTCAGCCTACAACTCTGCCTGTAACTAGACACAGAGTAAGTCGATTACTGTCTCCGATTCGAATGTACTTTCAATTTCGTATCTCTTCATATTCATTCTTCGCAATGTTTCAGTTTTCGAAGAGCTTATCTCGAACGCCGTCACCGTTTAAAAAGACAGAAGATATCATAGCCGCAGTGAAAGTGAAACCACCTTCGAAGCAAGTGTAAATTTTTCAGTTGCTTTTCAAACCGTCTGACCGAGCCTAAgctaattgttattattcttaatCTATAGAGAAGAGCATAAAGAAGAATCACCAAAGGAAGAGTCGAGCTTCGCGTCTGGAGATGCTTTCCCTTTGAAAAAGGACGACAAGTCGATCAAATCGATCAAAGCAGTGACCGAGGAAAAGAAATCTAGCCAGAAGACTTCGGAGCCAGTCCTTATGAAGAAACCCATTGAAGTGATCAAGAAATCGAAAAGGGAAAAACGTGATGGTTCTACGGATTCGAACGATAGCGAAAGTGAAGGTAAATACAagttttttaaaacattcataGTATTGTTTTAACGAGGCTTCATGCTTTTTTCTTATGTATTGTAGGCAAGAAGAAATCGAGGAAGTTGGACAAATCTCGGAAATCTAGGAAAGCTTCTACGGATGAAGAGAAATCGGACAAAGGAGGTTCCAGCTCAGACTCCGAAGAGGAGAGGAAACACGTCGAAAAAAATAAGAAGATTAGAGACTCGAATCGAGGAGGTAAGATTCAGACGTGCgactttaatgaaacaaatcGCAAGATTTTACGATGAAACTGTCTTCTTCAGATTCATTAGATGAACGTGCCAAGGATAAAAAGGATAGCAGAAAACGAGACGCTAGCGAGAGCGAGTCTCGCAAACGGTCGAAGAAAGAAGCtgaagaagaaacgaagaaatcgaagaGATCTAGGAAAGATTCATCTTCGGGCGATGACGATCAGAAAACAAAGAGAGGTAAGAGCGAAGACGACAGGTCCTCCAGACTACGGAAATCCAAGAAGGATTCAAGTTCAGACGATGAACCAAAGAAGACACGGAAGAGGAGAGACAGTTCTTCGGAAGATGAGAAGTCTAGATCTCGAAAATCAAGGAAAGATTCGACGAGTGAAGATGAAGGAAAAACCCGCCCAAAAAAATCTAAACGAGATTCGAGTACGGATGACGAAGATGTAGGAGAGAAGGatacgaagaagaagaggaaaaacgATGACAGTTCAGACGAGGAAAAAGTGAAGAAGAAACGTAAAAAGAAGACAAAAACTAGTACTAGCGAATCGGAGGTAATCGTTTCTCTTTcataatcatttatattttagaacGAATTGTTTATCTGTTGTAATTGATGTGTTTTCAGGAGAGCGAAGtggaagagaagaaaaagaagaaggataAAAAGCACAAGAAGCACAAGAAACATAAAAAGCACAGGAAACACAAAAAGAAGAAGGTTGCGGATTCTGACGAATCCGATGTAAGTGAGGGGAATACTGAGGAACTGGAGAAAAAATTACGGGAAAAAGCTTTGAAATCAATGAAAAAGGGTCACAGTATAGAGAGAAGTGATTGAGAATTCGTACGATTTATTACGAAGCGTGTGTAATGTGTGTATACCTCTATTGCAATGCACTTGCTCTAACTGTATCACAAGTACGTTTCCGTTCAATATTAacgataatagaattttattgtatcacAATATTTTCTTGTGCAAAACGAGTTTGGCATTCTTAAAAGTTCATTGTGAGGGAGCCCTAATTTTTACGAACCCTAAACTTAAGCTTACGATTCACCTCGTAATCGTAATAGTTGTTCGTTTTAACTTAGCGAAATGGAAATAGCATATACCTTATTGTAATAGGGACAGTAATTTCTTGTGCCACTTTAATGTacgatttttacatttttcaagaCGTTGATACAGCTGAGCGAAGAAAAGATGTCACCTTTTGGTTAAGGAGTTCATTTTATGAATTACTGTTCATTGTATAGAGCGATGAATTTAGTTAGTAAATCTAATTTGTGTAAAAATAAGTTTTCATCGAGTTATCTAtattaagattaaaaaaaaagaaaaaaataaattacgtcTTGAAGAAAAACCTTATCTTTCAGCAAGTTGTTATCACAATCTCTTATTATAGTTTGGATAGGtataagttatataaaacaacatatttTGTTTCCAGgagttttgaattttaaatactgtataaaattgtatgcacagtataaatatatttacaatttggCCAACATAGATTCCCAATCGGGGGAACATATAAGCGTATTACTAACTGGTCCAAGATTAATTAGATCACCATTTAATTGTTCAGTATCTAATTTCGCAGCAATCAGATCCTGAAAACGAATATTAATGCAATATAGTATTGCttgtttctatagtttcatatacgtACCTGTCGAAAGCTAAGATGCGATCCTACATCCACGatcaaattattttctcctAACACTAATCGCGTTTTACCAGACTttaaaatctgcaattttcctAGAATACCAGGTTTCAAAGTATTCAAAGTGCAGAATTCTGTTTCTGAAGTACTCGTGGTTCGCTTTTCCTGACTTGTGACGTTTGGACGAGTTGTTCTAGTGTCTTCCGCGCTACCCACGAAACCAGGTAAACAATCTGgaaactatatatatttattataagaacTGTGAAGACAAGTATACTTCGTTTTTTCTTTGTCCCATACCTGAATTAGTATATACGAATTAgacttattttcaatcatttctggAATGCTATCAAACTCGTCCTTCAGTTCTATTTTTGATTTAGGCACTTTAACTTCTGTTTTAGGTggtaatactaaaaataataatactttacaGTTTCTCTGACATAAGAGAATAACATTATACGTACCCTCTCCATTCTCTAATATAATTGGCttctcatttatttcttcttcttctacttctaatTCCTGTTTAGTTTCTTCATTCTTCAGTTTGGctgtaatatataaatggtgatattcTGCTTAAATTCATCTGTATTGCATactaaatagtaataaatacatACCTTTGACCATAGGTAGCATAACAGGTCCATTATCAAGATCTACAGGTTCTCCATCATCGATAAAATCATCTCTcaacaataatttcaatttttcttcttcctcagCTTTATTAACACTGCGATTTAAATCTAATTTTGGTCTTTCTAAGGTATTCTGTGTACTTCTATCACTATCTCCataaccaccaccaccaccaccgccactgCTACTACGTTTCCCTGGGGTACTATTTATTCCAGTAGACCATATACCACTGGACTGAATAAATAAGGTATGCATAAATAAAAGGATAGAAGTATATTATTCATCAGAAAGGATTTTTCAATATACCTGTATTAGATTGCTTGCTCTTCCACGTCCTCTGTCGTTTCTGCCTCTTTCACCTCTACCACGTCCCCGATTGTCTCTACCTCTACCTGGTTTTACAGAATCAGCCGGTGTTGCATCccttcaaaattattaatatttaattaacttcttttattCGGACCTGGTTTTACTAATTGTAACTTactctttcttttttgttctcTGAGCATTTAAATTTGGTGTGTACACTTTCTTAGGTCTCTCAGTTTTAATGTTGCCTCCTAATGTTAGATCTCTTGGCAAACGAAACGAAGTTAGTCTAGTAGTAGCCGTCGATAAACCAGGCTCGGTTTTAATGCTTCTTATAGGAACCGGCATCGATGTTCCCGGttctacttttattttcacGTTAGTCAGATCTGTGTGGTTCGAGTTGACAGATTTATCAGAGGCcataattgaaaattgttatttgCAAGTGTTAATAATAGACAGGTGTGTCAGGCTATCGGCAACAGATTGCTTTTGTATTCAAGAATATATTTTCGGTACAATACTTTTCCTAAATTACTATTACAAACTTTTAACACAGCACATCGCACTTAACCTTAACGCATACATTGCCTATAAACTTTATAGAAATAGATCGAACTTTATTGAAATACACAAATGCCAATAGTACGGTACAACGTTATATctcgttaaacatttttaataattcactcCGAAATTTCAGTACACAAGGGATACGTCAGGTTACGCACTCCATTCTCATCGCACGTGCATGACCAACTGTCCCACTCTTCTCAAGAACGACGTACCGTGTGGAATCtgctgatttattaaaaaaaaatgtaaatcaacatcaaaacataatatttacatacattaatATACTTTCAGACTAcagaataatacattattatctCAAATGggtaagaaaatttcaaaaattcaaaccaATCAATTCCTCTACGATTTATAACCAAAGTTTTATCCGTAAATTCTAACCGCAAcatatataaacattattctgtaaacattgattttatatttaatctcCATAGGtcagaaaagaataatttactgCCACGAGTATTCGTGTGTCGCAAGAGTATGCAGCTGCAAAGCAAGGAGCGGGCATTTTTGAAATCATCGCGGCGTGTCATGACTTTCTCAATGTCCTTTGATCCTGGCTAGGTACGCAAACACTAATGCTTAAATCCCACAAAACAAAACCATTCCTTTAATCTTGATTTAATTACATATCATCTTCGCCCCTGCTAGGAACAATAATCCCAGAATTCCAAACCCGGAAGCACGGTTAACACGCTGCTCCGAaaggacgagttaactcgtcaacTGTACGGACCTATACACGTAGTaggtatttctttctttcttcatcCATCGACAGCATCCATCCACGTAATATCAATTACATCGCACCTATATAGTCGCCAATGCAGCTTTCTCCCTTCTTTCTTTTCACCTTCATCCTTctgttttttgtttcatttgttatgCCTGATTTCTGATTCCCTTGTTTATTCGCAACGCAGTCGGGCCAGGTATTGCAACAGCAGCAATACCGACGCCTGCTCGTTAACCGTTGCGCGCaatataattatctaattatcattattgttaaaATAGTGGCTCGGATGGACGATTAACGTGACGAGCGGACAAGCTGCAGGAGGCGACGGCAAGTGGCGATGTTTTCCGAACGGCTAGTAGCGGTGACATGGGCAGGAGAACAGAGTCGGTGTGATGAGGTCATCGTATGGTTTTTTAGCCGCGGCGGCAGTCGCGACGCGGAGCGCCCGAACGCCGGCTGCTACGTAGAATCCTGCGGCGGGGACATGCTTGCCATGTGCCAATCCGCGACCTATTATCTGTCTCGAACCCGCGAGTGCAACGTGTCCTCCTCGTTCCACGGTACCGGGAGATCCTTGCTCGGGCCCTGTTCACCGACCGTTTAATTCCGCCCGTTTCAATTAACCGGTTACACGCTCGATACCTGTACACGTTCACCGGTGAGGCTCTCCCCGACACACGCAGTAGTGCCTGATTTCGAATCGACGTGATTTCTACCCGGCTAGACGGATGACCGATTTAAAAGGCGACGCGGTCAACTACGCTCTTAAACCTGTTTCTCTACTCCCCCTCGGACATGGAACACGTCGAGTTTTCGAGTAgccggccgccgccgcggtATCTGCTCGTGGTATCTTTCGGTCCCCGAAGTCCTTTCTAGCGTCCGACTCTCCAATGAAAATCTATCCGTGTAAACCGGTGTGGTCCACGTTCGAATTTTTATCCCGAGCCTCCCCGCCTCCTCGTAACCACGGATGCGCGGATGTTTAgcgagaaatattgtaaatacacTGTACGCGGATTATCCCGTAGTAAATAGGAGTTGGGGCCGGAATTTATACGCGCGCACAGGTATTACAATCGAATTTAGCACGCCGAGTTTCGCGCTAAATTCGCGTGGTTTATCGTTCGTCCTGCGTAGGCCACGCGATAGTTCACGGGTTTATTACGTTTATTTATAAGGTGTGCACCGTAAAACCACATTCGACGTGTCAGTGGGAACGTGGTCGTACGCGTACGCCTGGAGGAATGATAAATTATTAGGGGATACACTTGAAACGCGAGCGGCGAGTTAACTCGTTTCGCCGCGAGTCGGCAGGCACGGTTTAGGATAACAATGCGGATCGCCCGTGATCCATAGGCCGAGGAAAAACGGAAGGGGGCGGGTGCTCCGAAGGATACCACGTGTTTCGGGGTGAACGCGTGGAGCGCAAGCGCGAAACCTAGAGCCTGCCTCGGCCAGTGTTCAAATCTGTTATTGCAGACCGCGAAGCGTGGTTCTCCACGAagcggtcgcgcgcgcgtgtatacCCGCAGAAGTCCGGTGAACGTTAGTTGGTTCTCGTATGTCGTCGTCGACGCGATGCCACCGGATCCACGACGTATCGGATTCAAGCTTGCCCGCTCGGGAATCGATAATCAGTATCCAAAAGGACCTTGAGATCGTTCGTGATCGATCAAGGATCGAAAAACCTTGACGGACCTCTCCTCGGCTGCCGTATCATTACCTCGCGGCCTCGTGCGCCGTCTACGATTCGTTCCCGGTGCTTTCGACGCAATCGCGAAATTCGACGTTCGACGGTACCCGTAAGATCGTAAACAAGACCTTTGACCCGAGAGTCGCGCGTGTGCAGcgtcttttttctctttctctcttacttGTTAGTCGTGGAAATAAGTCAGCTCGGTAAGCTGAAAGCATTCGTTAAACGTTCTCCTCTATTGTACTTGCTTTTTCCAGATCTGGAAACCGTTGTCACCGGGTTTGGCGACCCTTGACGAGCACCTAGGAGGTTTCATGGTGTTTCGATCGGTCGAATGAGATCCAAGCTCGCCAGGACGGAGCAGGGGGCAAGGTGCGAACACGTGTACGAACTGCTGATCGAATTCGAGCCGCTTCCAGTTGTCGCGCGGACGTGGCCGAGGATGCGTCGAAGCGG belongs to Nomia melanderi isolate GNS246 chromosome 12, iyNomMela1, whole genome shotgun sequence and includes:
- the Srrm1 gene encoding serine-arginine repetitive matrix 1 isoform X8; translated protein: MMYTGTTASQDTRFSDKEKKLLKQMKFGDSLTQKVDMSKVKLDVIKPWITTKITQILGMEDDVVVEFVYNQLEEKFPDPRKMQINLTGFLNGRNARSFMGELWDLLVSAQESVTGIPLAFLQQKKDQIKKRLEEQEKLQASLAEKEKEKEREKEKDEAENKIKKEDKERGSSKERRRDRSRDRDRDRSKRSRSRDRHRDRDRSSRKRRSSSRSPSKNSLKDNGKDMPEVKVEREDSPQPENAIPLMPVKTKPEAAVAISRLQAKLMSIADGKKKNNRTPSPESLEKAKKSRSRSKSPVSRSKKSRSKSPSRDSKTRRSRSPASKSRRSRSKSRSRRSRSRSKSRRSKSRSQDRSKSRRTKSKSPRSRSRSRSRSKKSRSKSNDRSKSRKSRSDSSDSRSSKSRSKSPDKRKDNLDSNRKRDASTSSTSESEEDKGAKDKNDFEIRKKKNGVQAKRSYRKTNKDDSGSESDSSRERKSVPKRRSPTPRKDRGRSKDRDRSRDRSRDRSRDRSRDRSRDRNRRRSIDRERERRRERERERERDRLDRYSGSRSMRPPSVRRAPSRRRSPPRRSPARYRRRSPSPGDRRRRRSLDRRRRSSERRDRRRSPDRRDSRRRSPDGRDRSLRKSLERKSSQEKREHTDDKRKEKEKTVKEEPIKRPEKEVKKPETASVKKPDPSVSPKKLQPTTLPVTRHRFSKSLSRTPSPFKKTEDIIAAVKVKPPSKQVEEHKEESPKEESSFASGDAFPLKKDDKSIKSIKAVTEEKKSSQKTSEPVLMKKPIEVIKKSKREKRDGSTDSNDSESEGKKKSRKLDKSRKSRKASTDEEKSDKGGSSSDSEEERKHVEKNKKIRDSNRGDSLDERAKDKKDSRKRDASESESRKRSKKEAEEETKKSKRSRKDSSSGDDDQKTKRGKSEDDRSSRLRKSKKDSSSDDEPKKTRKRRDSSSEDEKSRSRKSRKDSTSEDEGKTRPKKSKRDSSTDDEDVGEKDTKKKRKNDDSSDEEKVKKKRKKKTKTSTSESEESEVEEKKKKKDKKHKKHKKHKKHRKHKKKKVADSDESDVSEGNTEELEKKLREKALKSMKKGHSIERSD
- the Srrm1 gene encoding serine-arginine repetitive matrix 1 isoform X7, coding for MQINLTGFLNGRNARSFMGELWDLLVSAQESVTGIPLAFLQQKKDQIKKRLEEQEKLQASLAEKEKEKEREKEKDEAENKIKKEDKERGSSKERRRDRSRDRDRDRSKRSRSRDRHRDRDRSSRKRRSSSRSPSKNSLKDNGKDMPEVKVEREDSPQPENAIPLMPVKTKPEAAVAISRLQAKLMSIADGKKKNNRTPSPESLEKAKKSRSRSKSPVSRSKKSRSKSPSRDSKTRRSRSPASKSRRSRSKSRSRRSRSRSKSRRSKSRSQDRSKSRRTKSKSPRSRSRSRSRSKKSRSKSNDRSKSRKSRSDSSDSRSSKSRSKSPDKRKDNLDSNRKRDASTSSTSESEEDKGAKDKNDFEIRKKKNGVQAKRSYRKTNKDDSGSESDSSRERKSVPKRRSPTPRKDRGRSKDRDRSRDRSRDRSRDRSRDRSRDRNRRRSIDRERERRRERERERERDRLDRYSGSRSMRPPSVRRAPSRRRSPPRRSPARYRRRSPSPGDRRRRRSLDRRRRSSERRDRRRSPDRRDSRRRSPDGRDRSLRYDRSSSRDRSSRRDRSRDRDRRDRDRRSRSRDRRSRSKDHRSSVDRSRDEKRSPDRSRDAKDKTKDKKVDEKIKKSTDTGSRKELRNGRSKSSSSESSESSSSSNEDEAIRKSLERKSSQEKREHTDDKRKEKEKTVKEEPIKRPEKEVKKPETASVKKPDPSVSPKKLQPTTLPVTRHRFSKSLSRTPSPFKKTEDIIAAVKVKPPSKQVEEHKEESPKEESSFASGDAFPLKKDDKSIKSIKAVTEEKKSSQKTSEPVLMKKPIEVIKKSKREKRDGSTDSNDSESEGKKKSRKLDKSRKSRKASTDEEKSDKGGSSSDSEEERKHVEKNKKIRDSNRGDSLDERAKDKKDSRKRDASESESRKRSKKEAEEETKKSKRSRKDSSSGDDDQKTKRGKSEDDRSSRLRKSKKDSSSDDEPKKTRKRRDSSSEDEKSRSRKSRKDSTSEDEGKTRPKKSKRDSSTDDEDVGEKDTKKKRKNDDSSDEEKVKKKRKKKTKTSTSESEESEVEEKKKKKDKKHKKHKKHKKHRKHKKKKVADSDESDVSEGNTEELEKKLREKALKSMKKGHSIERSD